The genomic DNA TCGAAAACAGTATGCACCATACTTACTATGCTCATTTTTATTTTTTTAGGCCAGGGGATGAGAATCGCTCTTGGGGCACAGCAGTCCCCCCCCTTGGATCTCGAATTTTACACCTCCATAGATGGGACTGTTACCTTCTTACTAACTTTAAAAGATCCCAGTATAAAGGGCGTAATTTTAAAGGTAAGATTCCCTAAAGGGTTAAAGGTTCTATCTTCACGCCCCCCAATAAAAAGTTTATCAAGAAACCATGCAAAGTGGTTTGTTAACGTCCGAGGCAGAAGGGAGTTAAAATTTGTAGTTAAATTTAACCGTTCTGTAAAAAAATCCGAGATTATTGCTGAGGCCCTTTTTAAACAACCTGGCACCATGAAAATGCAAAGGGTGAAGGCACGCTAAAAAAACTTGATTAAAGACAAGGAGGAGGTTCACATGACACCAGATGATATGGCAAAAATGGCTACAGAACTTTTTGAAAAGGGATTTCACTGTAGTCAGGCAACCTTTTACTGTGGTCTAAAAAAACTGGGCATAGAGGATGGAGAGGATACAATCGCAGCCCTTTCCCCTTTTGGCGGAGGTATTGCAAGTACAGGAAATACTTGCGGTACCATACTTGGTGCCATTGCTGTAATAGGATACCTGTACGGCAAGAAAAGGCCTGAAGACAAAGATGGAAAATTAATGTGGAAGCTTAGCCATAAACTTTTCAAGGCATTTGAAGAGATAACAGCTGAATACGGCGGAACAAATTGCAGGGATATCGCTAGAGTGAACTGGAGTGACATGAACGAGGTCAAGAAATTCAGAACTGATCCACTCAGTAGGAGAAAAGAGTGTTTCAAAGTCATTGAAAAAACAGCAAGAGCCCTTGGGGAGCTATTAGAACAAAATCAACTCTAATTAAAAATCTCGACCTAAAAAATATAAAGGCACCTATGAAATTCATAGGTGCCTTTTGTTTTCCTGGTGGGCCGTCAGGGTCTCGAACCCCGAACCTACTGATTAAGAGTCAGTTGCTCTACCAATTGAGCTAACGGCCCTCAAAACTGGGCCTTTGTTTACCACAAATCATGCTATTGTCAAGAACAAACAATATTATGTGTTACAACTTTTATTTATTGACTACATCGACTTTTGGTGATACGTTTTTCAAAAAAGTATTACGGAGGTCTTAAATGAGTCTTAAAAAGATTTTTTTTCTTTCAATTGTCTCTATAATACTCTCGAGTACAACATCTTTTGCTCACTTTGGACTCATTCTACCCTCAGATGACATTATTGAAGGTCAGTCCAACCAAAAATTAGACATCATTGCAGCATTCTGCCATCCTTTTGAACAACTTGGAATGGAACTTGTAAAACCACAAAAATTTGGAGTAATAATCAACGGCAAGAATCAGGATCTTACCTCTTCACTTCGTAAAACGAAATACTTGGGTCATACGGCTTGGAATATAAACTATCCCATTAAGCGGCCAGGAGACCACATATTTTATATGATTCCAACTCCCTACTGGGAAGAAACCGAGGGGAAATACATTCAACATATAACAAAAGTCATAGTAAATGCATATGGGCTCGAAGACTCATGGGATAAACCCCAAGGGCTACCAGCAGAAATCGTCCCCCTCACAAGACCATACGGCCTTTGGACCGGAAACTTATTTTGTGGTAAAGTGTATTATTCTGGAAAACCCGCTGCTCATGTCCAGGTAGAAGTAGAATACTTAAACAATGCAAAGCCAAAGGTCCGGTCTCCCAAAGATGCCTATATCACCCAGGTAGTCTTAACAAACGCAGATGGAGAATTCTGCTATAGCGTACCTCGTGCAGGTTGGTGGGGATTTTCCGCACTTCATGAAAT from Dissulfuribacter thermophilus includes the following:
- a CDS encoding C-GCAxxG-C-C family protein, with the protein product MTPDDMAKMATELFEKGFHCSQATFYCGLKKLGIEDGEDTIAALSPFGGGIASTGNTCGTILGAIAVIGYLYGKKRPEDKDGKLMWKLSHKLFKAFEEITAEYGGTNCRDIARVNWSDMNEVKKFRTDPLSRRKECFKVIEKTARALGELLEQNQL
- a CDS encoding DUF4198 domain-containing protein, with the translated sequence MSLKKIFFLSIVSIILSSTTSFAHFGLILPSDDIIEGQSNQKLDIIAAFCHPFEQLGMELVKPQKFGVIINGKNQDLTSSLRKTKYLGHTAWNINYPIKRPGDHIFYMIPTPYWEETEGKYIQHITKVIVNAYGLEDSWDKPQGLPAEIVPLTRPYGLWTGNLFCGKVYYSGKPAAHVQVEVEYLNNAKPKVRSPKDAYITQVVLTNADGEFCYSVPRAGWWGFSALHEIEAASERNGHPVPLEIGAVMWIKARDMKGE